A section of the Oryzias melastigma strain HK-1 linkage group LG2, ASM292280v2, whole genome shotgun sequence genome encodes:
- the LOC112139899 gene encoding zinc finger and SCAN domain-containing protein 2, which yields MSSEPQEDSDSEQLYDTAEGTIVQIEEELCRQSGPLDVVWNPQLHLHTIVVPQHYVTEGENLCNQQKNSRVKQDKSEPPQVKEEQEEPGPPQIKNEQEEPESPLIKEEQEEPGPLHIKEEHEEPESSQINDEQEEPETLQVKEEEEEFWICQDEDLLDLKQDADTLMETPTYEESDHSETDLSNWQSFNATDSQDEEGSRYEESTSTTDEETDPQNRDQSRKRNRSHFQNVDTFYMSESQYGSDIQKKSKATLVKKRKQVPKERKNSYVKSGDKPHVCEECGKSFCYWSKFRLHMRSHTGEKPFSCQVCDKRFREKSGLKVHIRSHTGEKPYSCQECDKSFREKSHLKRHISTHTGEKPFSCQECDISFGRISSLKAHMIIHTGEKPFSCKECDKSFREKSHLKRHMRTHTGEKPFSCQECDASFSLKSHLETHMRTHTGEKPFSCKECDKSFSQISHLRRHVMTHTGEKPFTCQECDASFSQICHLKRHMTTHMQ from the exons atgtcttcagaaCCCCAGGAAGACTCTGACAGCGAACAACTTTATGATACTgctgaaggaaccatcgtccagatCGAagaggagctctgtcgtcagaGCGGACCGCTGGATGTCGTCTGGAACCCGCAGCTTCACCTGCATACTAT AGTCGTCCCTCAACATTATGTGACTGAAGGAGAAAATCTCTGCAACCAGCAAAAGAACTCCAGAGTGAAACAGGACAAATCAGAACCTCCACAggttaaagaggaacaggaggaaccaggacctccacagattaaaaatgaacaggaggaaccagaatcTCCActgattaaagaggaacaggaggaaccaggaCCTCTACATATTAAAGAGGAACACGAGGAACCAGAATCTTCACAGATTAATGACGAACAGGAAGAACCAGAAACTCTACAGGttaaagaggaggaagaagagttTTGGATCTGTCAGGATGAAGATCtgcttgatctgaagcaggatGCCGATACCTTAATGGAGACTCCTACTTATGAGGAAAGTGACCACAGTGAAACAGATCTAAGCAATTGGCAGAGCTTTAATGCaactgatagtcaggatgaagaaggaagccgatatgaagaatcaacatcaactacagatgaagagacagacccacagaacagagatcaaaGTAGGAAAAGAAACAGAAGTCATTTCCAAAATGTGGACACCTTTTACATGTCAGAAAGTCAATATGGCAGTGATatccaaaaaaaatccaaggCAACTTTGGTTAAGAAACGCAAACAAGtcccaaaagaaagaaaaaattccTATGTAAAGTCTGGTGACAAACCTCACGTCTGTGaagaatgtggtaaaagttttTGTTACTGGTCTAAGTTTAGACTTCACATGCGAAgccacacaggagaaaagcctttttcttgtcaaGTATGTGATAAACGTTTTCGTGAAAAATCAGGTCTCAAAGTTCACATAAGATCTCACACGGGAGAAAAGCCTTATTcttgtcaagaatgtgataaaagttttcgGGAAAAATCTCATCTTAAAAGACACATCAgcactcacacaggagaaaagccattttcttgtcaagaatgtgatatAAGTTTTGGTCGAATATCTAGTCTCAAAGCACACATGAtaattcatacaggagaaaagcccttttcttgtaaagaatgtgataaaagttttcgTGAAAAATctcatctcaaaagacacatgagaactcacacaggagagaagcctttttcttgtcaaGAATGTGATGCAAGTTTTAGTCTTAAGTCTCATCTtgaaacacacatgagaactcacacgggagagaagcctttttcttgtaaagaatgtgataaaagttttagtcaaatatctcaTCTCAGAAGACATGTGATGACTCATACAGGCGAGAAGCCTTTTACTTGTCAGGAATGTGATgcaagttttagtcaaatatgtcatctcaaaagacacatgaccACTCACATGCAGTGA